The DNA sequence ggaagtcaatggggcttctgatcgcATTAAATCGAATGCGGTTTTAAATTCAAATCATGTGACTGATTTGTCTTATTGGTGGATTATAGTGTTTTAAATCACTGTAATTTCAGAGTTACTATTCATTTTAAGTCTACCATTTGTTTTGCGTCGTTTTCGTTATCGACCGTGATCTTTAAGCAAAGTTTAGGGTTAATCCATTATGCAAATTTACAGATTACATAAATTTGGATTCCATTCGAGCACGTGCTATGGTGTgtgatgttaaagggatagttcacccaaaaatttactCGACCTCATGTTGTAACAAAAGtgtaaacatttctttgttctgatgaacacgcacttgatcggtttggttacaaacattccccAAAAtaacttcttttgtgtttaCCGGAACAAAGacatgtatacaggtttgagtAAACAAccgtgatgcgcgggtcaatgtataaacaacccgcacccaACCGATATTTTCAAGTAACCCAcccgcaactcggaccgcaaaaaaataaattaatagcGTATCCGACCCATTCCCTGgctcttttttttaagtagtaaTTGATTAAAATGGTAAACTGGCATCTTTATTCCAAACGACCCGACCGACCTTGACCCGaatatcataaatatttttggatgactcgtaactcatttcggatcaacccgcgcatcactggtactcatttttgggtgaactctttttttttttttacatgtgaaaacAAACACCTGCCTCAAGAACGCATCTTACGTGTTTTGTAGAAAGGTGTAAACTTGGTTTAATGTCTGGAATGGTTGGTAGACGTTATGATTAGAGGGTTTGTGGTACATACAACACGCGTGTTTATTACTAACAGTGTGGGATAAATTACTTGACATGCATAATGTATGTTTCTCATACCGCTAGTTATGTAAACCCCTTAAGTACAGTAGGTCATCGTATACGTGTCTATAATCCACACATCTCTTACAGAAACATGACCTCTCAAGTGAGACAGAACTATGAGGAGGCCTGCGAGGCGGCCATCAACCGCCAGATCAACATGGAGCTGTACGCGTCCTACGTCTACCTCTCCATGGTAAGAGTTTAGGGCCGCAATCTTTTCATGTTGTTTGTACAAAGGGTTACTGAGTTCGGTATTTGTACGACCTTTGCTTGCTGATAGTGAAGGTCGTAAAATACACATGAAGATTCACCTGTTATAGTCCcagtttctttttttatgcAGTCGTACTTCTTCGACCGAGACGATCAGGCCCTGCCCAACTTCGCAAAGTTTTTCCGCCATCAGTCTCACGAAGAGCGCGAACACGCAGAGAAACTGATGAAATTTCAGAACCAGAGAGGAGGGAGGATCTTTCTGCAGGACGTGAAGGTACACATGTTTGTGCTTGCTTTCTGTGAGCGCGCATGATAGCGTTTATAGTTTGGTAAGGACCCTGCGATAAAGCTCAGAGTTAGGGTGGGTTCTTATCTTTCATACGCAGTGACGATAACTTCAACTGACGAGGTTGTGTTTTAGCTTTGAGAATACGTTTTTTAACACTTCATGTTTGAATGATTGAAGAAACCAGAAAGGGATGAGTGGGGAAATGGCCTGGAAGCCCTTGAATGCGCCCTGAACCTGGAGAAAAGCGTCAATCATTCCCTCTTGGAGTTGCATAAGCTTTCATCTCAGCACAATGATCCACACGTAAGGGCACGTAATTGCAGATACAAGAGCGACTAAAATGTAGTTTTCTTATTTTACTCAAACGCCTGTGTTGTTCCCCACACATGTGCGATTTCATTGAAACGCACTACTTGGAAGAGCAAGTGAAGTCCATCAAGGAGATCGGCGACTGGGTGACCAACCTGCGTCGCATGGGCGCCCCTCAGAGCGGCATGGCCGAGTACTTGTTCGACAAGCTTACTCTTGGCAAGGAGAGCAGCTAAAGCATCCCATCAATTCCTTCACGGAGTAGATTCCTTTTTAAGTGTTGATTATGCTAGATGCCATCAAATGCTATTTCCTGTTTGATTGACCAATCTACTTGTTTTATTTAGCAGAAACGTGTCTTGATAAGCCTTTGCGCTCTGTATCTCCAGCTCATCCTTAAATTTGCTTCGCCTGCATGCGCTTGTGTGATTTGTTGATGCAGTTGCACTCCAAACCAATAAAATTGAAACCTCTGGGATCTGAACATGACTTTGAATTTATTCCAGTGTGTTTACAAGCATTTAATGATAAGCTTTTGAAATGGATATTTAGGTTTTTGCATCTAAGGGGGTTGTATTTGGGTTGGCTGATTTCAGGTTTTATGATGGATAATTGCAAACTAACATGTAAGGAGTCACAGATCTGAGTTTGCTTTTTATAGTTTGGGCAATCGTGGGTTGACGCTGTGAAAATCAAGATGCCCACTGACTGTTTTTAGTTGCAATGCCAAGGGCTGGCTTCATTATTGTTAGACAAATAAATTTCTTAGTTTTGTGAACACCTTAAAATAGAAGAAAAATCCCATTTCTTCTTTCATAAGTAACAGGTGTTTGTAAAATGTATGAATATATATGCATACTTCCTCTTCTCATCTT is a window from the Misgurnus anguillicaudatus chromosome 21, ASM2758022v2, whole genome shotgun sequence genome containing:
- the fth1a gene encoding ferritin, heavy polypeptide 1a is translated as MTSQVRQNYEEACEAAINRQINMELYASYVYLSMSYFFDRDDQALPNFAKFFRHQSHEEREHAEKLMKFQNQRGGRIFLQDVKKPERDEWGNGLEALECALNLEKSVNHSLLELHKLSSQHNDPHMCDFIETHYLEEQVKSIKEIGDWVTNLRRMGAPQSGMAEYLFDKLTLGKESS